One Aegilops tauschii subsp. strangulata cultivar AL8/78 chromosome 7, Aet v6.0, whole genome shotgun sequence genomic window carries:
- the LOC109742270 gene encoding protein NRT1/ PTR FAMILY 4.6: protein MVGGAMEDGAREVERWEGYVDWRSRPAVKGRHGGMVAASFVLVAEVLENLAFLANASNLVTYLMKSMHYSPAQSATTVTNFMGTAFLLGLFGGFLSDAVCTTYAVYLISAFVEFMGLVVLTIQARSPSLMPPECTKAAGALPCEPVSGGKKAMLFVGLYLTALGIGGIKGSLPSHGAEQFDEHTPRGRKGRSTFFNYYVFCLSCGALIAVTFAVWVEDNKGWQWGFGISTIAILLSIPVFAAGSKFYRSKVPTGSPLVTIGKVLLAAASARRGGTQSASNGAVIDRAPSPTGSTDMKEYCKPGSTCAADEVTEPSQELSGLNRAVQCQPRHRTLACTVQEVEDVKIVLMVLPIFLSTIMLNCCLAQLSTFSVEQAATMNTHVGGLKVPPASLPVFPVTFIILLAPIYDHIIVPFARRVTGTEMGITHLQRIGTGLVLSIVAMAVAAVVEVKRKNVATDAGMMDSTAPLPITFFWIAFQYLFLGSADLFTLAGLLEFFFSEAPPRMRSLATSLSWASLALGYYLSSVLVTVVNSATGRGGHRAWLEGASLNHYHLERFYWLMCVLSALNYVFFLVLAIRYKYRNAGVIKG from the exons ATGGtgggcggcgccatg gaGGACGGAGCGCGGGAGGTGGAGCGGTGGGAGGGGTACGTGGACTGGAGGAGCCGGCCGGCGGTGAAGGGCCGGCACGGCGGCATGGTCGCCGCCTCCTTCGTGCTGG TTGCGGAGGTGCTTGAGAACCTGGCGTTCCTGGCGAACGCGAGCAACCTGGTGACGTACCTGATGAAGTCCATGCACTACTCGCCGGCGCAGTCGGCCACCACGGTGACCAACTTCATGGGCACGGCCTTCCTGCTCGGCCTCTTCGGCGGCTTCCTCTCCGACGCCGTCTGCACCACCTACGCCGTCTACCTCATCAGCGCCTTCGTCGAGTTCATG GGTTTGGTGGTCCTGACGATCCAGGCGCGGTCACCGTCGCTGATGCCACCGGAGTGTACCAAGGCTGCTGGCGCGCTGCCGTGCGAGCCGGTGTCTGGGGGTAAGAAGGCGATGCTGTTCGTGGGGCTGTACCTGACGGCTCTGGGCATCGGCGGCATCAAGGGCTCCCTGCCGTCGCACGGCGCGGAGCAGTTCGACGAGCACACGCCGCGGGGCCGCAAGGGCCGCTCCACCTTCTTCAACTACTACGTGTTCTGCCTCTCCTGCGGCGCGCTCATCGCCGTCACCTTCGCCGTGTGGGTGGAGGACAACAAGGGGTGGCAGTGGGGGTTCGGCATCTCCACCATCGCCATCCTGCTCTCCATCCCGGTCTTCGCCGCCGGCTCCAAGTTCTACCGCAGCAAGGTGCCCACGGGCAGCCCGCTGGTCACCATCGGCAAGGTCCTGCTCGCGGCCGCGTCCGCGCGCCGCGGGGGCACGCAGAGCGCCAGCAACGGCGCCGTCATCGACCGCGCGCCCAGCCCCACGGGGAGCACCGACATGAAGGAGTACTGCAAGCCCGGGAGCACATGCGCCGCCGACGAGGTGACGGAGCCGTCCCAGGAGCTGAGCGGCCTGAACCGAGCGGTGCAGTGCCAGCCGCGGCACAGGACCCTGGCGTGCACGGTGCAGGAGGTGGAGGACGTCAAGATCGTGCTCATGGTGCTCCCCATCTTCCTCTCCACCATCATGCTCAACTGCTGCCTGGCCCAGCTCTCGACCTTCTCCGTGGAGCAGGCGGCCACGATGAACACCCACGTCGGGGGCCTGAAGGTGCCGCCGGCGTCTCTGCCGGTGTTCCCCGTCACGTTCATCATACTCCTGGCGCCCATCTACGACCACATCATCGTCCCGTTCGCGCGGCGGGTAACCGGGACGGAGATGGGCATCACCCACCTCCAGCGCATCGGCACCGGGCTGGTCCTCTCCATCGTGGCCATGGCGGTGGCCGCCGTCGTCGAGGTGAAGCGCAAGAACGTGGCCACCGACGCCGGCATGATGGACTCCACGGCGCCGCTGCCCATCACCTTCTTCTGGATCGCGTTCCAGTACCTGTTCCTGGGGTCCGCGGACCTGTTCACGCTGGCGGGCCTGCTGGAGTTCTTCTTCAGCGAGGCGCCGCCGCGGATGCGGTCGCTGGCGACGTCGCTGTCGTGGGCGTCGCTGGCGCTGGGGTACTACCTGAGCTCCGTGCTGGTGACGGTGGTGAACAGCGCGACGGGGCGCGGCGGGCACCGGGCGTGGCTGGAGGGGGCGAGCCTGAACCACTACCACCTCGAGCGGTTCTACTGGCTCATGTGCGTGCTCAGCGCGCTCAACTACGTCTTCTTCTTGGTGCTGGCCATCCGGTACAAGTACAGAAACGCTGGGGTGATCAAGGGGTGA